The region gaatttgaaaaaaaaaaaaaacataactttTATTAAATTCTGAGCTATCTCCTGGCCATTtcctagctctccagtctgtttgcttgAAACCACGCTGTGCATTAAACAgattctaaattcaggagagcgctaattcatgaaagtaaaaacagacaaagtgctcaaaaaaacaacaacaacaacaacaactaaacaactcaactaataaatacatttctgtggTATCTGAAATAGTGAATGAAAACGTACAAATAAGTTCAAGTTTAGCCAAGTACAGTCGTTGTACAGtgaacagtcatttttttcccctcaaacacatcattccaccttaaaagacatggagtttctggatgtaaacaaaccagagaacagcgtttcccacaatcatagacaggcacacacaaacaaaaaagggtGTCTAAAATGTGCACCTATTTTAGACAAATTACATTCTCTTGGACTCCAAAttatggatgtttttttttttaccagggACACACGTTGCACGACTGAAAAAACAGCAACTTTTGACCTTTCTAATTTCTGTTAGATCTTTTCTTCTGATTGAAAGTTCACTGGGATCTAACCATTGTCCAACAGGAAAATAAActgaagaatttttttttataaaaaatatattttggccCATCGCTCAGCAGAaggcagttccactgctccacagcctatTAGAGAGAATGACACTTACACAAAATGGCAGTTTTAACATTAGCCCTGTCCCAAATGAGGTTGTAAACCCTGAGATCCTCCTCAGAATCTACACGTTGGTGACATAGAGATACAGACATAGAGATTTCTAGAGCAAATTATTTCGTGAGTGCTTGGTTCTAATTTAACTTTTTGGGATCAACTTGTCTTGCAGGTTCTACACTTATATCctcaatatattttcatatatatcCAGAAttctgcagctagggtccttaCCTCCACCAAGCGCACAACACATATTACACCTGTTCTTCAGCAGCTGCTTTGGCTTCCTGTTGAGCTTAGGATTACATACAAAATCCTGCCTTTCATCTTTAAGGCTCTGCATGGTCTGGCTCCTTCATATCTGTGTACTGTCCCTCCCgcttcctcctcttctccaaCTCTGGTCTCTCCTGTCCCCTCAGCGTTAACCCCTGGGTGGTAGATCTTTCAGTGCTgctgtatggaagcaaatctatctcatcagattttgaaatattaccacctttgaatctgtagcactgaatttttttgcttcgcaattatgcatctgaatataaatgctcttgaattgaactcgtaAATTTTCAAGAACAGGTTTTCACTgtttattattcaaggttaatacatTCAGATAAAAAGGGTCATTACAAAACAtttccacagcaaaatttcttcatcttcaggatattaatagtctgttatgttgtgtctttagtgaggcTTTCATATTTTTgaaacactttgaaaataaaaagataatatccgcggaaggaagctaaacgtgtagtttttccacggtgtggaagttgtgttcgtatttcgcctcctagcggcgacagaatgcaactagtgcagcatttaaggtgaaagagaaaatccaaattaaTCGATTGttcatccttggtgtcccggatgtgtgtctgaattttttgtaactcgtattttggtctCTGAATTTGGCCTATCGAATTTGAACAACttattgttaaatatattgtttataaatgtttttatctgaatttattaatcttgaataataacagtgaaaacgtgttttTGAAAATTCACAAGCTCTATTCaagagcattcattcattcattctctgtaagcgcttatccagttcagggtcgcagtgggtccaaagcccacctggaatcattgggcgcaaagcgggaatacaccctggagggagcgctagtccttcacagggcaacacagacacacatacacacacattcacattcactcacacctacggacacttttgagtcgccaatccacctaccaacgtgtgtttttggactgtgggaagaaacccatgcggagaacacaccaacccctcacagacagtcacccagagcgggaatcaaacccacaggtccctggagctgtgtgactgcgacactacctgctgcaccaccgtgccgccctaatcaagagcaattatataaaattaatatttttttaattataataataattataatttcagtgcaaaaaaataaaaaataaaataaaaaattcagtgctacaaattcaaacgTAGTAataaagtctgatgagacagatttgctacCGCTACCTCCTCTAAACTTTGGAACGCTCCTCCTCCAGATCAGCGCCTGtgataatttaataaaaaaatgcatgtaattatttattcattcatttctttattcactTAATTTCTTTGCAGGGCTATTGACAGGTAGCCAACAATATTTTTGCAAACGCTCTTTTATTCTGTTCATCATTAAATTCTGATACAAAGTAAACAGCGGTTGGTAGATTTACATTATGTAAAATAAGGGAAAATGAAAGGACAAAATCTACATTCGAGGTTATGTTCCGACTGTGACATGTTGATTTAGGCTGGGTTTTCCAGCAGGGGCAAGTGTGTTTGTGACCGTTGATGATAATATTGACCACAAGGTGGCACTGTTACCTCTCGTTTCATTGGTCACTCTCATGGTGTCGGCGGGAATTTCTTCCTGTTTGCTTCAGTTAACGGTTCATTTTCTTCTGGGAATGATGTTGGCCTGTGTGGATTCAGCCTCATAATTTATTACCATCAGCGAAGTCATGTACGGAAGCTGGATGATAAGTGTCAGttcaccaaaacaaacaaacaaaccaaaaacccTGTTGTTTGCCAAGTAGCTTCTATCCCTGTGttagaaattattttaatgacttttaacaacctaattaataaccatgtaataaatataaaggATACCTTCTCAAAAACAGATTTAGTTTGAATATGAGCCCTTTAGTGGTCAGTGGAACTTTTCAGAACATGCAGCATCTATCAGCACAGGAGGTGAAAAGTGTCCAATTCGGTCCTCCTTCTGGATCGGTGTGGATTAAGATGAGCTGAAAGCCTAAGACCCAAATTCAGTGGTGCGACCCAATCACAGAGCagcacagcaacaacaacacaccatcacattacacccAGAACAGCTCCTCAGACTGAACTGAGGAAACAGTGAAAGTGATTTATCTCACTGATTACTGCTCAGATTGGGTGACGTCACGTTATCAATATAAGGCGCCACGCTCACTtttaccccctctctctctctctctctctctctctctctctctttgcgtCCGCGGATCCAATTTCGCATTATTTTCCTCAACGAGCGCGTGAATGCGCACGACGGATACGGCATCATATTCGGGTTTTTCTGTTGATgtagtgtttatttacatttaatttttgtcCAAACTCTTCTGAGAGTCAGTAACAGACGATGGATGATTTACAGTACAGAGGAACAGGCGCATTTATAATGTaatcagttctctctctctctctctccctctctctctctctctctctctctctctctctctctctctctctctctcgtgtgagCTGATTGTACGCGTGGAGCTTTCATCCTTATCCTGccttgtgtgatttttttttttaaagacattcGCTCCCCTTCCTCCGCAAAACGTTGCACGTGAATGCGCCCCGAGGCAGGGACAGAGCGCGCGCATCCATCCTTTCCATTCCGATGGTGCTGGGAGACACGAACAGAACCGGAGAGAGCGCTCGCGCGCTGATGGCGGAGGCGCGCGCGCGGGAGCCCCTTTCGGAGGCGCTGCTGTTGGGGCTCGTGCACGACGGCAGCGACGGGGAGCGCGTGCCCGCCGCACACGTACACGCGCCCGGTCCCGCGGACATGCCCGCGAGCCTCGTGATGGAGACGGCCAACCGCACGCGCTGCGCCGAGCACACGCTGAGCTACGGCGGCGCGGAGAAGGTACTAATCGGAGCCGTGCTGGGCGCGCTCACGCTCAGCACCGTGTGCGGGAACGCGCTGGTGCTCGTGTCTGTGTGCTTCGTGAAGAAGCTTCGGCAGCCCTCCAATTACTTGATCGTGTCGCTCGCGCTCGCTGACCTGTCCGTGGCGCTCGCGGTCATGCCCTTCGTCAGCATCACAGACCTGATCGGTGGACGCTGGGTGTTTGGACACGTCTTCTGCAACGTCTTCATCGCCATGGATGTCATGTGCTGCACGGCATCCATCATGACTCTCTGCGTCATCAGCATTGACCGGTGAGGAGGAGAAACAAACTTAATAAACAACCTACAACAAACTTTACACAACATTCAAGATACAAACAcaaattttgtttgtttaactgtACTTTATGTTTCTTTCTAAATCGAATGGGGCACTAAAGTTCAGGACTGCAATCAGCACTTTACACTTGGTTTTGATTTCTGATGTATTTTGTTCTGTTTGAAATTCTGTAAATAACCTGGTACAGTCCAGAGAGAAGATGGATGTGGACCACTTCTGGCCAAGTTAAAGCACACTGTGTTTCACTGTCTGCACTGGCAAATCGCATGTGAACCATAAGAGGCTTACATCTAAAATTCACATTTGGCCACATGTCACAAAAGAGATCTTGCCCACTTCCGGTAAAGACATGGATGTGCTAACCATGGCAAACTGACTGCCTCACCAAAAGTGGCCCAGAAAGTGACTTCCAATGGCGTTTGGCCCTAATGTGATCTTCAGGTGTCCTTCTTAGCAAGCAGACGCCATCCAGAATAATTGTGCTATTAAGGAGGCTACTTTGATAGGTTTATGTGACTGTccatacactgtaaacacaattCAGGACTTTAGAATGTATATTCAGTACTCCTTAAGAATGTCTAGACACGGTTTGATAGAACTCAGTATTACAGTAGTTCATTTGGAAGGAAATCTGTAAACACTTGAACATGTTACTCTACTGTGAGAGGTTTTTTGAAATATGTAAACACCAGTCAGTACTTTATGTTTTGTTCTTATCTGGGCGCTCTTTCAGATATAAAAGATTGTGTTCGACTCTGTCTGCTTAAGGTCTGTAAACtgttcattaattattttatataaaaggtTATGTCTTACAAGGTTGCCTCTTTAATTCCAGGTATCTGGGCATCACCAGACCACTGACGTACCCTGTGAGGCAGAACGGCTGGTGCATGGCTAAGatggttctctctgtgtggctGCTCTCAGCCTCCATCACCCTCCCGCCGTTGTTCGGCTGGGCTCAGAATGTGAACGACGACAAAGTGTGTCTCATCAGCCAGGACTTCGGCTACACCATCTACTCCACCGCTGTGGCCTTCTACATCCCCATGACTGTGATGCTGATCATGTACTACAGAATTTACCGTGCAGCCAAGCTGAGTGCggccaaacacaccatcacaggTTTCCCTCGTCCGCACGAGAAGGGAAGCGAAGCTGAGAAAGATGAGGAAGACCACGGGGACTCTGCTGAAGTGTCTACAGGTGTGGACTGCGTCACGGTAGCCATGAAGCTTCACAGGGAAGTGGAAGAATGCACCCGTTTGCCCAGACTCTTGCGAAGAATGGCTGGAGGTTCCTCGGATCGCAAGAGCATCTCCATATTCAAACGGGAGCAGAAAGCAGCCGCAACTCTGGGAGTCGTAGTGGGGGCCTTTAGCTTCTGCTGGCTGCCATTTTTCCTTCTGTCCACAGCTCGCCCATTCATCTGCGGCACGGAATGCAGCTGTGTGCCGTTGTGGGTGGAGAGGACCCTGCTGTGGCTGGGCTATGCCAACTCACTCATCAATCCCTTCATCTATGCCTTCTTCAACCGAGATCTACGTACCACTTACCGCAGCCTCCTCAGCTGCCGCTATCGCAACATAAACCGCAGGCTCTCTGCAGTAGGCATGCACGAAGCACTCCGGCTGGTGGAGAGACCCGAGACCACCGTGTCTGGGTGATCCTGGAGTCCAGAAGACACAGAGGAAATCTGAGGATCTGAGCAGGAAATAAAAAATCCTTACATTTCAGATCTCTCAGTTATTTTGGGAACCTTGACCAAGACTGAGGCAATGGAGATGTTTTTCTAAACATATGTTATGACCCTTTGGAAGCTTTTATCAAGGGGGCCAAGGATTTTAAGCTTAAT is a window of Hoplias malabaricus isolate fHopMal1 chromosome 1, fHopMal1.hap1, whole genome shotgun sequence DNA encoding:
- the htr7a gene encoding 5-hydroxytryptamine receptor 7, which encodes MVLGDTNRTGESARALMAEARAREPLSEALLLGLVHDGSDGERVPAAHVHAPGPADMPASLVMETANRTRCAEHTLSYGGAEKVLIGAVLGALTLSTVCGNALVLVSVCFVKKLRQPSNYLIVSLALADLSVALAVMPFVSITDLIGGRWVFGHVFCNVFIAMDVMCCTASIMTLCVISIDRYLGITRPLTYPVRQNGWCMAKMVLSVWLLSASITLPPLFGWAQNVNDDKVCLISQDFGYTIYSTAVAFYIPMTVMLIMYYRIYRAAKLSAAKHTITGFPRPHEKGSEAEKDEEDHGDSAEVSTGVDCVTVAMKLHREVEECTRLPRLLRRMAGGSSDRKSISIFKREQKAAATLGVVVGAFSFCWLPFFLLSTARPFICGTECSCVPLWVERTLLWLGYANSLINPFIYAFFNRDLRTTYRSLLSCRYRNINRRLSAVGMHEALRLVERPETTVSG